The genomic DNA ccatggggacagatgagtttctggggtgctacagtcattactaatctcctttctccaataccatatttagtaccttggttactcggtggatactatgtatctgatgtaacattaaaacgattctttgtattgcactttatattaccttttgtaggttgcattctaattgtattacacatcttctatttacatttaaatggttctagtaaccctgcaggtattgattccgcacttaaagtagccttctatcctcatatgttaatgaccgatgctaaatgtctatcctatctaattggtttaattttcttacaaacggcttttggtttgattgaattatcgcacccagataactccataccagtgaaccggtttgtaactccgcttcatatcgtacctgaatggtactttttagcatattatgcggtgttaaaagtaatcccatccaaaaccggtggtttgttagtatttatgttatcaacatgtcaatgaaatatcaacaacgatgaaacttatttggttaacataacaacatagaaggtaaagctggattacgttcaaactttacactggatacgtttcaatgttaacttactaaataccatgggagcgaagagaatctaatatgtaactccgttcatggaaatcaaaagagctttcacgctatctctagtgcctgtcgagtcgctcaaggaagatttgatcctgtatatgatttaagggatgtaaaggtgctcagggtctaaccgtcgggccatctggatcctcatattcaaagataattctatttaagaaagttttagataaacgacatgtgaagagtcggaccaactttcacgcacgacgataattacccgacaaggatttacctacctttggaccgtcataatacagccgccgtttacattttactgcaccgggcagggattatatactatacctctacagtggtattagcagtatctagtgttgatgtacaacagacctctccttgttccactacctaaccataatctattgttccagatattaaggaatgtacgcttcatataactacacaacgttatgccaagaaggatacagattaccctgattatctttgttatattaatacatgtGTTCAATtgttctatatccacaatagttatcatcttaactatgctctgctaatgcacttaacatgaatggtcatgaaaagcacaagagaacttggatccggtaaacaaagaccttcaagatctaaaccagtagtccaactcgtagtaatatactccccagaaaaaggtagtttatatcaacctaggaatcccattttagtaagtgtaacatggagtctagcttcagttgttatctgattggtattgcatgcctggtgacttagaatatgaattcttattaatgggagcacagttccctgggtatccaatccagtgctctgccttggcattgaaactaacccacagttcaaccctgtattataaaatccagtagactcatgtccttgtcgtttatataaatctattaatgcttgtcaagttccttgtatctagttagctcactgcgtacttaggatcagaccaaaagagttcactaatggtactagaaaataggagatcgcgttagttcttgggaaaacgacttccgaaccaccatatatattggtacaaagaagttaccatatcctccgtacaaagcaggcattaagaacataaagatcatagctaggccatgtatcgttattatcacattataagtagctatcgtctctgtacaaatgatccgcgatccagaactgtataactcaaatcgaataaacaaagacattatagttcctagaatactgaagatgactccggttatgagatacagacaaccaagttctttatgattgcagtacaccaccacccactggactgcttaagacagctaaaagtgttggatttcaatatcacggtaatcatgtttgcttggaagctggaagacggaatcgttattaagcgccaggtagtcctggacactgaatccatgagcgtgaacattggatgtcaccatggttatacggtacatatataaaatctacagtacgatttgagatttgttacgtgacgagcggtgtgtttaagactagtttacatgcgctcattttaatatgtagttatttaacgaagttctttgtgctagcatggtttcgagaacacaccaaatttccatgagtctattccgggcacacctcgtcttttatcggtgtgctctcaatctaaattcatcttataactttggtttcttagttgcaattacctttgtactccaaataattacaggtatcactttagcgttccgatatacttctgaagcatcttgtgcatttgctagtgttcaacatctagttagagaggtagcagcaggatgggaatttaggatgttgcatgcaacaactgcttctttcgtcttcttgtgtatcttaatacacatgtctcgaggtatgtataactccagctatagttatttaactactgcttggatgtctggtttagttttatatctacttactatagccactgctttcctcggttatgtactaccatggggacagatgagtttctggggtgctacagtcattactaatctcctttctccaataccatatttagtaccttggttactcggtggatactatgtatctgatgtaacattaaaacgattctttgtattgcactttatattaccttttgtaggttgcattctaattgtattacacatcttctatttacatttaaatggttctagtaaccctgcaggtattgattccgcacttaaagtagccttctatcctcatatgttaatgaccgatgctaaatgtctatcctatctaattggtttaattttcttacaaacggcttttggtttgattgaattatcgcacccagataactccataccagtgaaccggtttgtaactccgcttcatatcgtacctgaatggtactttttagcatattatgcggtgttaaaagtaatcccatccaaaaccggtggtttgttagtatttatgttatcaacatgtcaatgaaatatcaacaacgatgaaacttatttggttaacataacaacatagaaggtaaagctggattacgttcaaactttacactggatacgtttcaatgttaacttactaaataccatgggagcgaagagaatctaatatgtaactccgttcatggaaatcaaaagaagctttcactgattgtatttatgaaacgtgattagttcacctagccaacacgatccggttgtttggaataatatccctatttaagggattgatatgtgctacaataacacagtcgtacgaagtcgaaacaaggtagttgatggtgaaccagtggctgaacaaacctttttattgattatgctgactttagtcccgagaaaactacagttctgcttaaactgaggagtcaagtaggtacaaaccgtacaaggattaattatgtccatctgtgcatctaagttgagactatcggttatatattt from Besnoitia besnoiti strain Bb-Ger1 chromosome Unknown contig00099, whole genome shotgun sequence includes the following:
- a CDS encoding cytochrome b (encoded by transcript BESB_086160), with amino-acid sequence MSLFRAHLVFYRCALNLNSSYNFGFLVAITFVLQIITGITLAFRYTSEASCAFASVQHLVREVAAGWEFRMLHATTASFVFLCILIHMSRGMYNSSYSYLTTAWMSGLVLYLLTIATAFLGYVLPWGQMSFWGATVITNLLSPIPYLVPWLLGGYYVSDVTLKRFFVLHFILPFVGCILIVLHIFYLHLNGSSNPAGIDSALKVAFYPHMLMTDAKCLSYLIGLIFLQTAFGLIELSHPDNSIPVNRFVTPLHIVPEWYFLAYYAVLKVIPSKTGGLLVFMLSTCQ
- a CDS encoding cytochrome b (encoded by transcript BESB_086150); translation: MCYNNTVGITLAFRYTSEASCAFASVQHLVREVAAGWEFRMLHATTASFVFLCILIHMSRGMYNSSYSYLTTAWMSGLVLYLLTIATAFLGYVLPWGQMSFWGATVITNLLSPIPYLVPWLLGGYYVSDVTLKRFFVLHFILPFVGCILIVLHIFYLHLNGSSNPAGIDSALKVAFYPHMLMTDAKCLSYLIGLIFLQTAFGLIELSHPDNSIPVNRFVTPLHIVPEWYFLAYYAVLKVIPSKTGGLLVFMLSTCQ